The Endozoicomonas montiporae CL-33 genome contains a region encoding:
- a CDS encoding hotdog fold thioesterase, translating into MIWKKSPSLEQLNASLKDNMCEHVGIELTEVGNNFLAGIMPVDKRTVQPLGLLHGGANVVLAETLGSIAANLACEHDQYCVGLEINANHLKSVKSGLVTGIARSVHVGRSTQVWEIRIEDGQGNLSCISRLTMAVKNWKQ; encoded by the coding sequence ATGATCTGGAAGAAGTCTCCTTCACTGGAACAATTAAACGCCTCATTGAAAGACAACATGTGTGAACATGTTGGCATTGAACTGACTGAAGTCGGTAATAATTTCCTTGCCGGTATCATGCCAGTCGATAAACGCACTGTTCAGCCTCTGGGGTTATTACACGGTGGCGCTAATGTAGTACTGGCTGAGACGCTGGGCAGTATTGCGGCTAACCTTGCCTGTGAGCACGATCAGTATTGTGTCGGTCTGGAAATAAACGCCAACCACCTTAAATCCGTAAAGTCTGGTCTGGTAACAGGCATCGCCCGTTCTGTTCATGTTGGTCGCAGTACTCAAGTCTGGGAAATTCGCATTGAAGACGGGCAAGGCAACCTGTCCTGCATTTCGCGGCTGACTATGGCTGTAAAAAACTGGAAACAGTAA
- a CDS encoding phosphohydrolase — protein sequence MPYNDPSLLQQWEQTFVQFLQGRESDDASHDISHFQRVWRTASKLLDNGDLSANRLVILAACYFHDIVVLPKNHPQRSMASTLAAEETERCLTVLSFPQALINDVCHAVKTHSYSAGITPETIEAKVVQDADRMEALGAIGLARCFYTGGKLKQKLFDPEDPLATHRELDDRIYSLDHFELKLLKIAGSMQTAAGRQMAERSSQFLKDFRDQLCRELNGEY from the coding sequence ATGCCTTACAACGACCCATCTCTGTTACAGCAATGGGAACAGACTTTTGTGCAGTTTTTACAGGGACGGGAATCCGATGATGCTTCTCATGATATTTCACACTTTCAGAGAGTGTGGCGAACCGCCAGCAAGTTGCTGGATAACGGTGATTTGAGTGCTAACCGGCTGGTCATTCTGGCCGCCTGTTATTTCCACGATATTGTTGTGCTGCCCAAAAATCATCCACAGCGGTCAATGGCATCAACGCTGGCCGCAGAGGAAACTGAACGTTGCCTGACAGTACTGAGTTTTCCACAGGCGCTGATCAATGATGTCTGCCATGCGGTGAAAACCCACAGTTATTCTGCAGGTATAACACCGGAAACCATTGAAGCCAAAGTGGTGCAGGATGCTGACAGAATGGAAGCTCTGGGAGCCATCGGCCTTGCCCGCTGCTTTTATACTGGCGGTAAACTGAAACAGAAACTGTTTGACCCTGAAGACCCACTGGCTACCCATCGTGAGCTGGATGATCGCATTTACTCCCTTGACCACTTTGAACTGAAGCTGCTGAAAATTGCCGGCAGTATGCAAACCGCTGCTGGCAGACAAATGGCTGAGCGCAGCAGCCAGTTTCTGAAGGATTTCAGGGATCAGCTGTGTCGGGAGTTAAATGGCGAATACTGA
- a CDS encoding GNAT family N-acetyltransferase → MLIVTETPRLLVRTWQESDLQPYGELIGHSNLPQRFSDESPASKPETELWRYQLELDRKGWSRWAVVHKETYRLIGYCGFSSYGKSVELSWRFLPDFRGRGLVLEAAQAVARLGFERFGFQEIISYTAPDNEFAVDVIQTLGMHLDGFEGWSNMTVARYSLESAVSAS, encoded by the coding sequence GTGCTGATAGTAACTGAAACTCCCAGACTGCTGGTTCGTACCTGGCAGGAGAGTGACCTGCAACCTTACGGTGAATTAATTGGTCACAGTAATTTACCCCAACGATTCAGTGATGAATCCCCCGCTTCAAAGCCCGAGACGGAACTGTGGCGTTACCAGCTGGAGCTTGATCGGAAAGGCTGGTCCCGCTGGGCAGTTGTTCATAAAGAAACCTACCGGTTAATTGGCTATTGTGGTTTTTCCAGTTACGGAAAAAGTGTTGAGCTAAGCTGGCGCTTTTTGCCTGATTTTCGTGGTCGGGGACTGGTGCTGGAAGCCGCCCAAGCGGTTGCACGTTTAGGCTTTGAGCGCTTTGGTTTTCAGGAAATTATTTCTTACACAGCACCCGACAACGAGTTTGCGGTGGATGTTATCCAGACGCTGGGTATGCATCTGGATGGCTTTGAAGGCTGGAGCAATATGACGGTTGCCCGGTACAGTCTGGAGTCTGCGGTTTCTGCTTCTTAA
- a CDS encoding pyridoxal phosphate-dependent aminotransferase → MSIFKSHISQMGAYKPPLEGRDNHQHLLLDFNERVLPVAPAVKQALIDFINDDQLQVYPAYGNITQKIADYCGVKSEQVMITNGSDQGIDLIIRSACQEGDEAIIPGPTFAMYHQCAKVENLNIIEPTYSRENGFPKQAVIDAITNKTRLIVLANPNNPCGTPVARETILEIAKAAPQAATLVDECYFEYTRQTVCDAVEEYPNLLVTRTFSKTWGLPSVRLGYVISRKENIDALLNVRGPYDVNQLAVVAIDAALSNPEYTQEYVKEVIEVSKPMLEAFLDKKAIKYWPTVANYIWVFPDNPDAMEKHIRASGILVRPKLDANGRKGLRITLGNKRQTLKLEQCLSSFEIN, encoded by the coding sequence ATGAGTATTTTCAAATCCCACATTTCTCAAATGGGAGCCTATAAACCACCATTGGAAGGTCGGGATAACCACCAGCACCTGCTGCTTGATTTCAATGAACGGGTTTTACCTGTTGCCCCCGCGGTTAAGCAGGCACTGATTGACTTTATTAATGATGACCAGCTTCAGGTTTACCCGGCTTACGGCAACATTACCCAGAAAATTGCCGACTACTGCGGGGTAAAATCCGAACAGGTGATGATCACCAACGGTTCTGATCAGGGTATCGACCTGATTATTCGTTCTGCTTGTCAGGAAGGTGATGAAGCGATTATTCCGGGCCCAACCTTTGCCATGTACCACCAGTGTGCCAAAGTTGAAAACCTGAACATTATCGAGCCCACCTATTCCAGAGAAAACGGGTTTCCAAAACAGGCCGTTATCGACGCCATTACCAATAAAACCCGACTGATTGTTCTGGCAAATCCAAACAACCCCTGCGGCACCCCTGTTGCCCGGGAAACAATTCTGGAGATAGCCAAAGCGGCACCTCAGGCAGCCACTCTGGTCGATGAATGTTATTTCGAATATACCCGGCAAACCGTTTGCGATGCGGTTGAGGAATACCCTAACCTGCTGGTCACCCGAACCTTCTCCAAAACCTGGGGGCTCCCCTCTGTACGACTGGGTTACGTTATTTCCAGAAAGGAGAACATTGACGCACTACTGAATGTACGTGGACCTTATGATGTTAACCAGCTGGCGGTGGTGGCTATAGATGCGGCACTTTCCAACCCTGAGTACACGCAGGAATATGTGAAAGAGGTGATAGAAGTCTCCAAGCCGATGCTTGAAGCATTTTTAGATAAAAAAGCAATCAAATACTGGCCAACTGTCGCAAATTATATCTGGGTGTTTCCTGATAACCCGGATGCAATGGAAAAGCATATTCGGGCCAGTGGAATTCTTGTCAGACCAAAACTGGACGCTAACGGGCGTAAAGGTCTGAGAATAACTCTTGGAAATAAACGACAGACCTTGAAGTTAGAACAGTGTCTTTCCTCATTTGAAATCAATTAG
- a CDS encoding PhoPQ-activated protein PqaA family protein encodes MHTVLSDFLTLPEPQSQWRVVDEELLEGQIRAIQLEVISLTWPKDQSIKPGHQQWHHRLHLYLPENDHHQPCLLMINGGTRHDLSMEMTPHSQVDSAALCRLTGAPVASLKDIPNQPIAFADGKPRCEDDLMAWSWKQFLDNPAGNRFYPLQWPMVKAVVKAMDAIQAFTATRKIEVDDFILSGGSKRGWVSWLTASADFRVSAVIPIVIDVLNIEACIRHHHNVYNGWSPAIQDYTDEDHNILQALDSEATQQLLELTDPARYKEFLQLPKFVINASGDEFFPPDSARFYYHQLPQPKWLRYLPNCSHYLGREANIDTTELMASAYGVLLADTAPVMSWQPLDDGGIELRVSEEPEKACVWLCHNPKARDFRRDELRDRGLGFHCQPLTPISQSPWVYHFRPDTPGNGWTAFFIEASFENLPFPNLKLTSGIRVLPDNYPTPD; translated from the coding sequence ATGCATACGGTACTCAGCGACTTTCTCACCCTGCCTGAGCCACAGTCCCAGTGGAGGGTTGTGGATGAAGAACTGCTCGAAGGTCAGATAAGAGCCATTCAACTGGAAGTCATCTCACTGACATGGCCAAAAGATCAATCGATCAAGCCCGGTCACCAGCAATGGCATCACCGTTTACACCTTTACCTGCCTGAAAACGATCATCATCAGCCCTGCCTGCTAATGATTAATGGCGGTACACGTCATGACCTGTCGATGGAAATGACACCCCACTCCCAGGTTGACAGCGCAGCTTTGTGCCGACTGACTGGAGCACCGGTAGCCAGCCTGAAAGACATTCCCAATCAACCCATAGCCTTTGCTGACGGTAAACCCCGCTGTGAAGATGATTTGATGGCCTGGAGCTGGAAACAGTTTCTGGACAATCCCGCCGGGAACCGGTTTTACCCTTTGCAATGGCCCATGGTAAAAGCCGTGGTTAAGGCTATGGATGCCATTCAGGCCTTTACTGCAACCCGGAAAATAGAAGTGGATGACTTCATTCTCTCGGGAGGCTCCAAACGGGGTTGGGTGAGCTGGCTGACAGCCAGTGCCGACTTCAGAGTATCTGCCGTCATTCCTATCGTCATTGACGTATTGAATATTGAAGCCTGCATTCGTCATCACCACAACGTTTACAACGGCTGGTCACCTGCTATTCAGGATTACACCGATGAAGACCATAACATTCTGCAGGCACTGGATTCGGAAGCCACCCAACAATTGCTGGAGCTGACAGACCCTGCCCGCTACAAAGAATTCCTGCAACTGCCCAAATTTGTCATCAATGCCAGTGGTGACGAGTTCTTTCCTCCGGACTCTGCAAGATTTTACTATCACCAGCTACCTCAACCCAAATGGCTACGATATCTGCCCAATTGCAGCCACTATTTAGGTCGTGAGGCCAATATCGATACAACCGAACTCATGGCTTCGGCTTACGGAGTGCTGCTGGCTGATACTGCACCGGTTATGTCTTGGCAGCCACTGGACGATGGCGGCATTGAACTCAGAGTCAGCGAAGAGCCCGAAAAGGCTTGTGTCTGGCTATGTCATAACCCGAAAGCACGAGACTTTCGCAGGGATGAACTAAGAGATAGAGGGCTGGGTTTTCACTGCCAGCCCTTAACCCCGATCAGTCAATCACCGTGGGTTTACCATTTCCGCCCTGATACTCCGGGCAACGGCTGGACGGCTTTCTTCATTGAAGCCTCGTTTGAGAACCTGCCATTCCCAAATCTGAAATTAACCAGCGGAATTCGTGTACTACCCGACAATTATCCAACGCCGGATTAG
- a CDS encoding NlpC/P60 family protein encodes MKYQPLLSGLAATLLSMSLYAYSPNDQQGTIYAGLQNLNELADILMLERKQELGTIGKNNLIESLLSPWDESKINELILNSGDIKTAAKDVVSGIFRNPLYDLSGLLSHKEAFLNLIENSSFLSAYVPAARGITLDDTDALFVPSRTLLTKNLNGTANTATDQKSSSTLIPANTPVFILGQLRDRPSMVSAERDSWLLIWRKEFGLKFVRSGHIGRLSEQDIEKYKQLVTRNPEIVRTERVEREFKLDNFDMLMPGTMPLYSPDEGYFLAKRNGRKGELVQIESNTWFIYRATLDHATLRSIDEGKSLTTHIKHPPMKPTVRNYLDDLHNVMFHYPIYVEPRLNEHRSFSWGEGITGIDNLHGVDTSNFVYKLVLGFGLRLPRHSADQIAEGMKINKIYVDRSKDTESHYQTLVEHCTLGRMAAFANTGHLVCIGSVSMAQLSYLDKDAGTAALNNGIKEGDLIPLVATSPVGFSWHKEVDGKTVPSWTITPKAAVFPIFKKGPYSSWVSRKNYDLTIFSFFENSPKLETRTEL; translated from the coding sequence ATGAAATATCAACCACTTTTATCCGGATTGGCAGCAACACTGCTGTCCATGAGCCTGTATGCCTATTCACCCAATGACCAGCAGGGAACCATTTATGCGGGGTTACAAAACCTGAATGAGCTCGCAGATATTTTAATGCTGGAACGGAAACAAGAGCTGGGAACCATAGGCAAGAACAATCTTATTGAGTCACTGCTGTCGCCTTGGGATGAGAGCAAAATCAATGAATTAATATTGAATTCTGGCGACATAAAGACGGCAGCCAAAGACGTTGTAAGTGGTATTTTCAGAAATCCGCTGTATGACCTGTCTGGACTGCTCTCTCACAAAGAAGCCTTTCTCAATCTGATCGAAAACAGTTCATTTCTGAGCGCCTATGTTCCTGCAGCCAGAGGAATCACATTGGATGATACCGATGCGTTGTTCGTTCCCAGCAGAACATTACTGACTAAAAACCTTAATGGTACTGCCAATACAGCTACTGACCAGAAGTCTTCAAGCACACTGATTCCGGCCAATACTCCGGTATTTATTTTGGGCCAGCTGCGCGATCGCCCATCAATGGTCAGTGCAGAGAGAGATTCATGGCTACTGATATGGCGGAAAGAGTTTGGTCTGAAGTTTGTGCGCTCAGGGCATATCGGCAGACTAAGCGAGCAAGATATCGAGAAATACAAACAATTGGTCACTCGGAATCCGGAAATTGTCAGAACGGAGCGGGTTGAGCGTGAATTCAAACTTGATAACTTTGACATGCTGATGCCGGGAACAATGCCGTTGTACAGCCCTGATGAAGGGTACTTTCTGGCAAAACGCAATGGCAGAAAAGGAGAACTCGTCCAGATAGAAAGCAATACATGGTTTATTTACAGGGCAACACTCGATCATGCCACGCTGCGTTCAATAGATGAAGGCAAATCGCTAACCACTCACATTAAACACCCCCCCATGAAGCCCACCGTCCGTAACTACCTGGATGATCTGCATAACGTCATGTTCCATTATCCAATCTATGTGGAACCCCGGCTTAATGAACACCGGTCTTTTTCCTGGGGTGAAGGCATCACAGGTATCGACAACCTGCATGGGGTGGACACTTCCAACTTTGTTTACAAACTGGTACTAGGGTTCGGGCTCCGGCTGCCAAGGCACTCTGCTGACCAGATTGCAGAGGGAATGAAGATTAACAAGATATATGTTGATCGTTCGAAGGACACCGAGTCCCATTACCAGACATTGGTTGAACACTGCACATTGGGAAGAATGGCCGCTTTTGCCAATACCGGTCACCTGGTTTGTATAGGCAGTGTGTCCATGGCACAGCTTAGCTATCTGGATAAAGATGCGGGAACCGCTGCATTGAATAATGGCATAAAAGAAGGCGATCTTATTCCTTTAGTGGCCACCAGTCCGGTCGGGTTTAGCTGGCATAAAGAAGTTGATGGCAAAACAGTCCCAAGCTGGACAATTACACCCAAGGCTGCCGTATTCCCTATTTTCAAGAAAGGGCCATACAGTAGCTGGGTCAGCCGCAAAAATTATGATTTAACAATATTCAGTTTCTTTGAAAACTCCCCCAAACTCGAAACCAGAACTGAACTCTGA
- a CDS encoding type III pantothenate kinase, which translates to MRTLQFDAGNTRLKWLLRENALAVSSGFFCNTEDWGAALPRFLDTVGKLDLVSISMVSSDERLEQIKKYVLATQVVPLYIATAKKESAGVTLSYDAPEKLGVDRWLAMLAAHATSSPDIKVVVDCGTAITVDVLDKNGLHLGGYIVPGISLMKKTLASNTAKLRYVESTDNHNLALGKNTVDCIHHGALMMSLALIDRVVTEHPGSRVILTGGDGGQLESLISVYKEGRVSFMPDLVMDGLEIAAREYKEGCAG; encoded by the coding sequence ATGAGAACTCTACAGTTTGATGCAGGCAACACCCGGCTGAAGTGGTTGTTGCGGGAAAATGCTCTGGCAGTCAGCTCGGGCTTTTTCTGTAATACCGAGGACTGGGGGGCAGCCCTTCCCCGTTTTCTTGATACGGTTGGTAAGTTGGATCTGGTCAGTATCTCGATGGTGTCTTCAGATGAACGTCTGGAACAGATTAAAAAATATGTATTGGCGACTCAGGTTGTACCTTTATATATAGCAACAGCAAAAAAAGAATCGGCTGGTGTGACGCTGTCTTACGATGCGCCTGAAAAACTGGGAGTCGATCGCTGGCTGGCAATGCTGGCCGCCCATGCAACCAGTAGTCCGGACATAAAAGTCGTTGTCGATTGCGGCACCGCCATCACGGTTGATGTTCTGGATAAAAACGGGCTTCATCTTGGTGGGTATATTGTTCCGGGCATCAGCCTTATGAAGAAAACGCTGGCGTCCAACACGGCAAAGCTTCGTTATGTCGAATCAACCGATAACCACAATCTGGCTTTGGGTAAAAACACGGTTGACTGTATTCATCATGGTGCATTGATGATGTCATTGGCTCTGATCGATAGAGTTGTGACTGAGCATCCGGGTTCCCGGGTCATTCTGACCGGAGGTGATGGCGGCCAGCTTGAGTCGCTGATTAGTGTCTATAAAGAAGGAAGGGTAAGTTTCATGCCTGACCTGGTAATGGATGGTTTGGAAATTGCAGCCAGGGAATATAAAGAAGGATGCGCTGGATAA
- the birA gene encoding bifunctional biotin--[acetyl-CoA-carboxylase] ligase/biotin operon repressor BirA yields the protein MEKLLNLLADGHFHSGEELGDSLGVSRAAVWKKLKGLEELGLILDSVRGKGYRLGRGIELLDQSKIESGLDKSLLNRIKLHTCFSTGSTNDLVKELSDDESGSMTFCLAEHQTSGRGRRGRTWVSPFGSTISMSANWRISEGTASLEGLSLAVGLAVLKALEANGARNIELKWPNDVLWQGRKLSGILLEVHGDPTGECDVIIGIGINIKLSEDQKKGIGQPAVDLHEVCGKTVSRNAVVSQLINTLSHTLDGFTHGGFALYRDQWSEYDAFRGQEVNIEAAGRKEKGVNVGVNEQGGLLIKTETGVKVFNGGEVSLRKS from the coding sequence ATGGAAAAGTTACTGAACCTGCTGGCGGATGGTCACTTCCACTCTGGAGAAGAGCTGGGAGACTCTCTCGGAGTCAGCAGAGCCGCTGTTTGGAAAAAGCTCAAGGGGCTGGAAGAACTGGGGCTGATACTGGACTCTGTACGAGGCAAGGGCTACCGCCTGGGAAGGGGAATAGAGTTGCTGGATCAGTCAAAAATTGAGTCAGGTCTGGATAAATCCCTGCTCAACAGAATAAAGCTGCATACCTGCTTCAGCACAGGCTCTACCAATGATCTTGTCAAAGAGCTGAGTGATGACGAGTCCGGCAGTATGACGTTTTGTCTGGCAGAGCATCAAACCAGTGGCAGGGGAAGAAGAGGCAGAACCTGGGTCAGCCCTTTTGGTTCAACCATATCCATGTCTGCAAACTGGAGAATCAGTGAAGGTACCGCATCTCTGGAAGGTTTGAGTCTGGCAGTTGGCTTGGCAGTTTTAAAAGCTCTGGAAGCAAACGGTGCAAGAAATATTGAGCTGAAGTGGCCCAATGATGTGCTTTGGCAGGGCAGGAAACTCAGCGGCATCCTGCTGGAAGTCCACGGTGACCCTACTGGAGAATGTGATGTCATTATTGGTATTGGCATCAATATAAAGCTCAGTGAAGATCAGAAGAAGGGTATCGGGCAACCCGCTGTCGATTTGCATGAGGTTTGTGGGAAAACGGTCAGTCGCAATGCGGTGGTATCCCAACTGATCAATACCCTGAGCCATACGCTGGATGGTTTCACTCATGGTGGCTTTGCGTTATACAGAGACCAGTGGAGTGAATACGATGCTTTCCGGGGGCAGGAAGTGAATATAGAAGCGGCTGGCCGAAAGGAAAAAGGTGTAAATGTCGGAGTGAATGAACAGGGTGGCTTGCTGATAAAAACAGAAACAGGGGTGAAAGTGTTCAACGGTGGTGAAGTTTCATTGAGGAAATCATGA
- the tal gene encoding transaldolase — translation MTKVVADTGDIDAIKRYKPFDATTNPSLILKAAGLPAYKALLSEALDYGRNADGDASTRSRLACDWLAVAIGKEIQGVVPGVVSTEVDARLSFNTQATIEKARHLAGLYRQQGADSDRVLIKIASTWEGIKAAEILEQEGIRCNLTLLFSFVQAQACAEAGAYLISPFVGRILDWYKQSEGRDFSGAEDPGVVSVSRIFNYYKQHDYKTIVMGASFRNTGEIRELAGCDCLTIGPSLMEELENTQQPMEQKLYAEKPASSDPKVILDEASFRWLMNEDAMATEKLAEGIRNFTKDQIRLEQLIAQQL, via the coding sequence ATGACCAAGGTGGTTGCAGACACGGGTGATATTGATGCGATCAAACGCTACAAGCCTTTTGATGCAACAACGAACCCTTCGCTCATCCTGAAAGCAGCTGGGTTACCGGCTTATAAAGCATTACTGTCAGAGGCACTGGATTATGGACGCAACGCGGATGGAGACGCTTCTACCCGTTCAAGGCTGGCCTGTGACTGGCTGGCGGTTGCCATTGGTAAGGAAATACAGGGTGTTGTACCCGGGGTCGTTTCTACAGAGGTAGACGCTCGCCTTTCCTTTAATACTCAGGCAACTATTGAAAAAGCTCGCCATCTTGCCGGGCTTTACCGGCAGCAAGGAGCCGACAGCGACAGAGTTCTTATAAAAATTGCGTCCACCTGGGAAGGAATCAAAGCGGCTGAAATACTGGAGCAGGAAGGGATCCGCTGTAATTTGACGTTGTTGTTCAGTTTCGTTCAGGCTCAGGCTTGTGCCGAAGCTGGAGCTTATCTGATTTCACCGTTTGTTGGTCGCATCCTTGACTGGTACAAACAGTCAGAAGGCCGGGACTTTAGCGGAGCTGAAGACCCCGGGGTGGTATCAGTTTCAAGAATATTTAATTATTACAAACAGCACGATTACAAAACCATCGTTATGGGTGCCAGCTTTCGTAACACTGGAGAAATCCGGGAGCTCGCAGGTTGTGACTGCCTGACGATAGGGCCTTCGTTAATGGAAGAGCTTGAAAACACCCAGCAACCCATGGAACAGAAACTCTATGCTGAAAAGCCTGCATCCAGCGACCCGAAAGTGATTCTGGATGAAGCATCTTTTCGCTGGTTAATGAATGAAGATGCCATGGCGACAGAAAAGCTGGCTGAAGGTATTCGTAACTTTACCAAAGACCAGATCAGGTTGGAGCAACTGATTGCTCAACAGTTATAA
- a CDS encoding phosphodiesterase gives MSTSPQTPKESIRFIHLSDPQLVPAGEMNYDINPQLRIRLCIDAVLSDCKHLSLDFAVITGDLTHWGEVAAYRVLQEELNRLPFPVYLLMGNHDQREAFLTVFPEHPVDDEGFIQYTLDSLAGRMIFLDTLDAGKRGGVLCEKRLQWLENVLASSEGKPVYLFMHHPPFTVGLSAMDDDNLVNAGAFFHVVKPYLNQIRHLFFGHLHRTVTGSWHGISYSCPLSPVHQTAFEFDNKKPAYVSPEPPAYHLVELKPEQVVVHSRLFLHSEPAIDSRSCYRYQLNG, from the coding sequence ATGAGTACATCGCCGCAAACGCCAAAAGAGAGTATCCGCTTTATTCACCTGTCTGACCCACAGCTGGTGCCAGCTGGTGAAATGAATTATGACATTAATCCTCAGTTACGAATCCGGCTGTGTATCGATGCCGTTCTCTCTGACTGCAAACACCTGTCTCTTGATTTTGCGGTCATCACGGGCGACCTGACCCATTGGGGAGAGGTCGCTGCTTACAGGGTTTTGCAAGAAGAGCTAAACCGGCTGCCTTTTCCTGTCTATCTGCTGATGGGCAATCACGACCAGAGAGAGGCATTTTTAACGGTTTTTCCTGAACACCCTGTTGATGATGAAGGCTTTATCCAATACACCCTGGATAGTCTGGCAGGCAGAATGATTTTCCTTGATACACTGGATGCTGGAAAACGAGGCGGTGTACTGTGTGAGAAAAGGTTGCAGTGGTTGGAGAATGTGTTGGCTTCTTCCGAAGGAAAGCCTGTTTACCTGTTTATGCATCATCCTCCATTCACTGTCGGGCTATCGGCCATGGACGATGATAACCTGGTCAATGCCGGAGCCTTCTTTCATGTCGTGAAACCTTATTTAAATCAAATCCGGCATCTCTTTTTTGGGCACCTTCATCGAACCGTTACAGGCAGCTGGCATGGTATTAGTTATTCCTGTCCTTTGTCGCCGGTTCATCAGACGGCTTTTGAATTTGATAATAAAAAGCCTGCCTATGTTTCACCTGAACCGCCTGCTTACCATCTGGTTGAGTTAAAGCCGGAGCAGGTGGTTGTGCATTCCCGACTGTTTCTGCATAGTGAGCCCGCCATCGACAGCCGATCCTGCTATCGCTATCAGTTAAATGGTTAA
- a CDS encoding SPOR domain-containing protein gives MNTGYFAWGTYQQSQSRYVKPTVSEPEKQQGKRLVLWSESGKNLPRSELLPEPVERNNRSASEKTLDAQCLVVGPFGSASKADDMQQRLFSLGVASRERSDNEASEYDHWVHIPPLASREAAIRLLRELQGQNIDSFVITQGELANGISLGLFSKEVSANKVSSRLLQAGYETRIKQLARQPQTYWLELAVKEADKITEGMWERFADEYNGLKVLEKNCKGIASESSIH, from the coding sequence ATGAATACCGGATATTTTGCCTGGGGAACTTATCAGCAGTCGCAAAGCCGTTATGTAAAGCCGACGGTGTCGGAGCCTGAGAAACAACAGGGTAAACGACTGGTTCTCTGGTCGGAAAGCGGGAAAAACCTGCCCCGATCAGAACTATTGCCTGAACCTGTTGAGCGAAATAACCGTTCAGCTTCAGAAAAGACTCTGGATGCTCAATGCCTGGTTGTTGGTCCTTTTGGTTCTGCAAGTAAGGCTGATGATATGCAACAACGGCTTTTTTCATTGGGAGTAGCCAGTAGGGAACGATCCGATAATGAAGCCAGTGAGTACGACCACTGGGTGCATATCCCTCCTCTGGCCAGCCGTGAAGCTGCAATACGGTTGCTCCGTGAACTTCAGGGGCAAAACATCGACAGTTTTGTGATTACTCAGGGTGAATTGGCAAACGGGATATCCCTGGGGCTTTTCAGTAAAGAAGTATCCGCTAATAAAGTCAGTAGTCGTTTATTACAGGCGGGCTATGAAACAAGAATCAAGCAGCTGGCACGACAACCACAAACGTATTGGCTGGAGCTGGCAGTGAAAGAGGCCGACAAGATCACAGAGGGTATGTGGGAAAGATTTGCAGATGAATACAACGGTCTGAAAGTATTAGAAAAAAACTGCAAAGGGATTGCATCCGAATCATCAATTCACTAA